One part of the Podarcis muralis chromosome 3, rPodMur119.hap1.1, whole genome shotgun sequence genome encodes these proteins:
- the C3H6orf120 gene encoding UPF0669 protein C6orf120 homolog: MAVYCKRVLVILLAFQGLLIATAYNENEDIPEEWILLHVVQGQIGAGNYSYLRLNHEGKIVLQMQSLKGDADLYVSDVTLHPSFDDYELQSVTCGQDVVYVPAHFRRPVGIGIYGHPSHLESEFEMKVYYDQTVVESPFGGGSYNPEDTDLNQKQFHAREDESQDEESVFWTILIGILKLILEILF, translated from the coding sequence ATGGCAGTCTACTGCAAGAGGGTCCTAGTAATACTGCTTGCTTTTCAAGGACTTCTAATAGCGACTGCTTATAATGAGAATGAAGACATACCTGAAGAATGGATTCTTCTTCATGTGGTTCAAGGTCAGATTGGTGCTGGAAACTACAGCTACTTAAGGTTAAATCACGAAGGGAAGATAGTGCTTCAGATGCAGAGTTTAAAAGGGGATGCAGACTTGTACGTATCTGATGTGACCCTTCACCCCAGTTTTGATGATTATGAATTGCAGTCAGTAACTTGCGGTCAAGATGTCGTTTATGTGCCAGCGCACTTCCGCCGTCCAGTGGGAATAGGGATTTATGGCCATCCCTCTCATCTGGAAAGTGAATTTGAAATGAAAGTGTACTATGATCAAACAGTTGTGGAATCTCCATTTGGTGGTGGCTCCTACAATCCAGAAGATACAGATTTGAACCAGAAGCAGTTTCATGCAAGAGAAGATGAGTCTCAGGATGAAGAATCAGTCTTCTGGACTATACTAATTGGAATATTAAAATTAATACTTGAAATTCTGTTTTAG